The Lasioglossum baleicum chromosome 5, iyLasBale1, whole genome shotgun sequence genome segment CCAGTCTAGGAATTAGCATAACTCCGGAGCAACAGATGAGGTGGGAAAGAGCAGAGGGCGAAGGGCCCGGTGCGTTCCTCCGTGGAAACATCGTGACAGGTGTCGGAAAAGGAGAAAGGGTTAGAGGGTGGTGGCGAACGAGGGTCAAACACCGAGAAAGTTGAACGCgtgagcaagagagagagagagagagagagagagacctcgAAGATTCGGTGCGGATCGCGGGCAGGTGACATCCTTTCGCAACCGGGGAGGGTGAGTCCTGGTGAACCGGATGGAGCACGAGGACCGACCGCTCGAAAACCGGAGATCAGGCCGGACTAGGGAGGAACGCGCGAACGATATCGCCGCTTCCGTTCGAATTCCTGTTCCCTGGCGAACTGAATACGAGGTCTCGGTCTCGGGCGTAGAGCGTGCGGCGCGTACCCGCGGCGCGAGCATACTGCTACTCGCGGACGTTGGAGGCGGCTGCCTTCACCCTCTTCGGTATTGATCCACGTGGCCGGCACCACACTCGCCGAGAACAGCCCCGACGGCGAACACCGATTTATCCATcttgttttaatcattttaactaaTTCCCCTGGCAAAGACACACACCGGAAACCGACAAGTTAAATGGACCGAACGGTGCCTTTGTATTGTATTTCACACTGTTACCTCTGGCTTTTACCGACTATCTAAACGACTTATTCCTGATTTCTCTTCTGTTGGAATTGTTGAAGGAACACACGCGCTGCCATGAGAAGTTTTCTAGCAAACTTTGCTTTATTTATTTGAATAGAAAGCTAGCTAGACTGAATTGTACTCTGACGCTTTTGCAGGAGTCTGTAATAGCTAATTTCGAATGTGAATTTGCACATGTGTAAACGATGTCTTGtattaggtcgttgcatatgaaatgacgGATTTCAAAATGTAAATTTTATCAAGTGTTTTATTCAAGAAATGCTATATTGTTATCTACAGGTttcttatacatattatattgtatatcaTTTGAAAGTAGAGAGCTAGCTTCAGCTGAATtgaacatttcatatgcaacgaggAAAACGTGGAATAGTTTTCGGATGAAATACCGAAAACTGAGACATTCCCACAAGCAAACACTATTTcggaatattattttatttattgggGTGTGTTGGCGTTTCCGAGAGGGAAGCTGTAAAGTTCAGATTGTTTCAATTCCAACAGGGGGTTGAAGGCTGAAGGGAGAGAGATTCTAGGGTTGAATATAGGTCGTTGACCCATTTACGATCGCGAAAACAACCCCTGTTACATTCCCGGAGCATTATGTTTCTCTGTTATGTATTCGGAGGGTATGTAATATTAAAACAATTCTCATGTAATGGCGAACTTTTTGTTAGCAAAGTAAATTAGGGAACGCTGTgtctaaaaattgtaaaaagatGTAAGAGAATAAATTACAGATGTTGTACATATATCTTGAGATTTACAATTCGCTTTATGTTGAAACTTTCCTTTACTAACAAGGAAAAGtgccccaagtgtccgacttcgattttgataatttttttgtgagacgatggtatatggatccctaattatgtatgaaaaatattagatgtagttacttaatagttttaaagatataaacaattaaagtttcacatCTGTGAATGatgcaacctgcttacacggctaatggaactttgaaaactttaattgtttatatctttaaaactattgagtaactgcacctaatattttgcatacataattagggatccatgtaccatcatatcacaagaaattatcaaaatcgaagtcgcacACTTGGGGCCCTTCCCTTGTAAGTATCAGGTAGTATTGTAAGCTGAAAAAGCGTAGATTGAAATaatcatatattaatataatttaattcacATGGAAttcttatacaatttttatgtatAGTACGATTGATTTACTTACCGTTTTTGTAATAATTCGCAATGTAAATCCCGCTAGAAATAATTTGCTTTTTAAAATCCGAAAGTGGCGCCATTCCACGTagtggcaaaacgctcaaatTGGTGAACAAAAATTACCGACGaacaaaataaaatcgaaattgGTGCTGCCACTTAGCGGTAGAACCTGGAaccttgaaataaaaatatttaaaccatCGACcaaatactgttaaagactATCAGCCTTATGGGAGATCGTGTCACTCAAATAATTCGGTGTTTTCTTACGCTATCTAGAATATATTGTGGCTGGAATAAGAAACAGAACCACTGAGGAGATACTCGTCGGTAAGAAGGGGAATGAAGGCATggaatgttacattctccgacGAACGTATGCACAAACTAATATCAAGGACAAAAAATTCTTAGAGATATTGTAcgtaaaatttagaaaaatcgaGAACTCCTACTTCAAATTTTATCAATttgtaatttgaaaataattcacAAACGAGCAGCATTATATCCTTAcactttttttatacataaatgtacCAAGAATTGATCTGTGGGAACAGAAATTTGTTGAAAGACAgagtaatgtttatttttaacatACTATTCCGAATAATAAAGagcttaataatataattaatataagtgCATATAAGTACATAGCACTTTATGCATAGAACTGAAGGGATATTTTCAACCGTTAAAGAGTTTCTTCAGTACTTTTCTCGCTTTCGTCACTACCTTCCACAGGTTTTTCAATCCAAATAGTGTCAAAAGGCTTAGTTTGTTTCAAGACCACAtgtttcttcgcgtgaaaatcTAAAAATTTACAGAAAGCAGGAACAGTTAATCGaaggaaaatagaattttaaaatatctaaatattatagaaacaacatattctgaaaattacaACAAAATGTGTTTTCGACGTTCAAgttaataaaacaatttttacctAATAAGCATCGAAACGCGCGTACAGCATCAAGCTTAGTATTAGTATCTGGAGGAATTATTTCGTGAAATTTGGCATGTGTTTTCTCGCCCCAATGGTCTTGTAATAATCTGCCTAGTTCTGTTTCAGTTGTGGGTTGTAATTGATGATAAACAGGTCTGTAATTGAAATAAAGTAAAAGATATCCTACAGAAAagaatcaatgagagaaataCAAAATCTATAATTAGAGAGAATAGAAACTGATCTAAAAGGACTGGTTCTGGATGTATTATTATCTCTTTTTGGTGATTTCTGTGACAGTTCAGTAGTTTCTCTGAGAAAATTAATCAAGTGTCCATCAGTTCAGAATAAAATTTAGAGCAACAATATAGTatacttatacagggtgaggcgccagaaacaggccacctgaataactcggctgctattggtgttaggaagaaatgcatcagatggaacttgcttagtttcgagggggcattaatcagatgttacatagtagcttttttgtaggtggacccgtaaaggacatatgaaggtcaacttcatcttttaaaatggaatgaggtattttttaatatatcaatCGATACagttggacattcgttataaacaaGTACtagcctatgtatgtcgaaaagttaatagttcaggagatatttcaatttaaataactctaaaataacattactgtcgtactaagacgttacacaagtaagtaaacgctaacatctgttacggatgacgaataggtgttcaatatcatctctggcaggaaccgtcctagataaacgaacagagctaccctagataaatctacataactgtttaggttagtttagggcccaaacgtacgcacgaccaactggtcgttgacaaaatacgaatgttcacttgaagggtactgataagtaccacccgtcattgcagggctatacatataagcccttacatttctactgtcgtgggctagtactgtcgtaatcacgaatagtgtcgcgtcgtgctgcatctcggaagtcaactaccagtgagatcggacgttcgttccttttgaatcaaagtttgaccgtacagattccgcgcgttcggtgtaaaatctgtTAGATAGtgataaggttgctccgagtcccccgcattgccagtgcgtcaacaccgtgcatcttagcttaggtaatatcacatttcaatttctttatattctaaattcagtccattcgcgacacaaacacACTTGTAATACGaaattctatagtaagaatatatttgtcttctttgataattaactcaaattcattaaacccataattatcgtccaatatcctaaccaagtaattgaacgtccccacatgatacaatcttaccgctcggattgtatcaattaaattatactagttacgaggcttactaattatcctagcaattccctgattaagcatcaggttctttcgcgacattctgcaattgtccaaacagagatttatccaacctagcggctctccagttttgcattgggttcgtccgcatcctaacagctccctgatttcgcatcaggttcgtctgtgctattatacaacctcctagcagctccccggttttgcatcgggttcgtctgcgtttgactccattcctagaggctccctgacttcgcgtcaggttcttcctcgctgtcaataatcctagcggctccccaatttcgcattgggttcgtccgcgttccttgactaacaaatttgtatcatatccctagggtaataacccttcgccggccactcgtgctgctcgcggccccggCTCGTAacacatcaatttcaatatcaactcttcaacttcattttcaacttcaatttttcaatttcaatatcaactcttcaacttcattttcaatttcaacttcaatttttcaatttcaatatcaacccttcaacttcaatttcaatatcaacccttcaacttcaatttcaatttcaactcttcaatttcaatttttcaattacaacgtcaatttttcaatttcaacgtcaatttttcaatttcaacgtcaatttttcaatttcaatttcaattcgttaatttcaaatcttcaatttcattttcaacgtcaatttttcaattccaatttcaactgttcaatttacactatcaattaaacgctaacgtcttagtacgacagtaatggtgttttagagttatttaaattgcaatATCTTCTGAACTATTAAAtcttcgacatacataggttagtacttttttataacgaatgtccaactgcatcgattgatgtattaaaaaatacgtcattccatttaaaaaaatgaaattgaccttcatatgtgtccacctacaaaaaaagctactaacatctgattaatgccccctcgaaaccaagcaatttCTATCTGATGCATTTCGtgctaacaccaatagcagctgAGTTATTCaagtggcctgtttctggcgcctcaccctataaggcaggcatgcacaggtggacgatttgggagcaggagcaatcgaccctgctcctgagcaggggtcggagcagtgaccttgcttggacgtatggaaggggatcCCACCAATcgtaaacggagcacgagagaagacgagaagaagagcgtatgagagtgggggcggcgtctacgttgttgtagtctgaccatTCCGGCGCGCTCtgcacttccccacgcccctcccactcgtcttctctcgtgctttgtttacaagtcacgcttagtgggttccccttccatacgtccgatctgctctgagagcatacggggagcaacttgggagcacgggagctgctctgagagcaaagagctgtgcatgcctgctaTAAGGGGTAACATATTCAAATTCTTTCTACCCGATGTTCTCTTCGAACTCAGCAATTTCTGGTAGAGCTGGCAAAGTTTCGCCGATTTCTTCCCTTGAGGTTTCTATTTGTGCTTCAGGCAATTTCGATAGTAAGTCTTCATGTAAAGGAATTGTATCTGCCGTCGCtaaattattgtttatttcggtagtaggtgcaatttgacTAGATATATCAAATGTTCTTTCGTGTGCAACGCTTGTCGCTTCTGCTCGCACTGTGTCATCGTCTGTATAATTCAGATAGAAAGGTTCTTGAAAGCAATTACATATCTAGCTATACAGCAGCATAAAAAGGAGAATATTACGGCGTAAAGCAGGTATAGGTGAATCAATATCTACGTCTGTAAATTCATTATTTGTTACAGGTCGAGTGATCATgtgtcgagagaataacttagcCAACGGTTTCCCCAATACTCCGTGTAAAATCTTCGAATAAGGTTGTCGGAAATAATATTTCACAGAATGAAAGTGTCTATTATGTAAACCACGACTCTACAAAATGGATGTATGTTAACTGATAATGTTTTcgcataacaataacaataaatagTCATAATAATAATCATCGTAATTAGAGGTCTTTGCACTAATTTAAGAAATTATTTATCATCTTCCGATATAAATCTGCATTAATTTATCATCCGAAGTTTTATGTTCGTTTACAATATTTAGCTTTTAAATGCTTACCTTAGTATGCGCATGAACATTTGTAATCCATCTTTGCATCTCAATACTagataataaaattttcttatcaacaatttttattcctcCTCTTCGCGATTCAAGTATCAATTCTTCCCCCTCAATAACCTGAACTTGTGGAATTGGAACTTCTGTTAGAGCAACAGGTCCTTGGACTGAAATTTCTGCAGGTTCCGCTACAGATTCTGGCACAATTGGCTCTTTCAGTTGTGATGCAGGCTCTTCAGCATGTGCTAATAACGCCATGTCTACAGAAGATGGTGTCTGAGCGCATCGTATTTCTTCTGTGCTTAT includes the following:
- the LOC143208853 gene encoding uncharacterized protein LOC143208853, yielding MDRFLSPQAEEQLLNEIRTFLCDGPQEIIGETVQVSSIDLNNRDVETIQTRTETLSIDNQDILFKIPVKSTKGTTMSLLETPTKRRKISTEEIRCAQTPSSVDMALLAHAEEPASQLKEPIVPESVAEPAEISVQGPVALTEVPIPQVQVIEGEELILESRRGGIKIVDKKILLSSIEMQRWITNVHAHTKTMTQCEQKRQALHTKEHLIYLVKLHLLPK